The region TTCTGTTGCGACGCCAGCGCTACCCGATCCTGTTCTTCTCGCGTGAGCTGATAGCGATCGGCGATATTTTCTGCCGTGGTGCCCATGTGGTAATCATTAAATGCGCACCACAGGCCATCCTTAATCATGATGTCAACGAGTTTGCCATCCCCCATGCGGTAACCGTGGCGTGCTTTTTCCAGCAGATAAGGCGCGGCGCTCATGTTTTCCATCCCGCCGGTCACACAGACCTGGTTATCTCCAGACAGAATAGACTGCGCCCCCAGCACAACCGCTTTTAAGCCGGAACCACATACTTTGCTGACGGTCAGCGAGGGCGTTTCAACGGCGATACCGGCGGCCTGACTCGCCTGATGCGCGGGGTTTTGCCCCAGACCGGCTTGCAGCACGTTGCCGAGAATCACTTCATCAATCGCCAACGTGTCCGGCAGCGTAGACAGACAGTCGCGAATGGTGGCAGAAGCCATCTCGATAGCAGATGTGTTGGCCAGACTGCCTGCGAATTTGCCAATCGCGGTGCGTTTGGCACTAACAATAACAACGGAGTCGTTCATGGTCGCCTCGATTAATGAATGCTGAAGGGTTGTAAATCGGCGGACACGATGAAGTTCGCCTCGGTTTTCTGGCGCAGCTCGTCCACGGTGATGTTCGGGCTGATTTCGGTCAGCACCATTTGCCTGTCGATAAACTGGAAGACCGCCAGTTCAGTGACGACCATGCTGACTTTATTGGCGGCGGTCAGTGGGTAGGTGCACTGATGCAATAACTTCGCATCGCCATTTTTGGCGCAGTGCTCAAGGGCGATGATGACCTTCTTGGCGCCGACAACCAGATCCATTGCGCCGCCCATGCCGGGCACCATTTTTCCCGGTACCATCCAGTTGGCGAGGTTGCCATGTTCATCGACCTGCAAACCGCCCAACACGCAGACATCGACATGACCGCCACGAATTAGCGCAAAGGAAAACGCGCTGTCGAACATGGCCGCACCAGGCACCATGCCGCATGCCTGACCCCCGGCGTTAACCAGATTGCCATCCGGTTCGGTAACCGCGCCGAGTCCCAAAAAGCCGTTCTCTGATTGGAAAGTGACTTCGATGCCGTGCGGCACGTAATTCGCCACTTTGGTGGGTAAGCCAATACCTAAATTCACCACGTCACCGTTTTTCAGTTCCTGCGCGACGCGGCGGGCGATTAATTCTTTCGCATCCATTATTTCTCTCCCAAATACAGGTGATCGACCAGCGCGGCTGGGGTGACAATACATTCCGGTGCTAATTGACCAACCGGAATAACCTGCTCGCATTGCGCCACGACTTTCTTCGCGGCAAGCGCAATGAGCGGGTTAAAATTACGGGCGGTGAGGTGATAAATAAGATTTCCGCTGGTGTCGGCAATGCTGGCCTGTAATATGGCGAGATCGGCCTTAATGGGCAGTTCTAATAAATAAGTAATATCGTTAATGGTTATTTTTTGCTTATTTTCTTCGACGATGGTGCCAACGCCGGTTGGCGTTAAAAAACCGCCTAGCCCCGCGCCACCGCTGCGAATGCGTTCCGCCAGCGTCCCTTGTGGCACTAGCTCTACGTCCAGTTCACCGGAGAGCATACGGCGTCCAGTTTCTGGATTCGTACCAATGTGTGAAGTAATCAGTTTTTTTACCTGACCGCTGACAATTAACGGCCCAACGCCGGTATCGACAAATCCGGTATCATTTCCAATCAGGGTTAAATCAGAGACGCCGGATTTAATGATTTCATCTACCAATAATTTCGGTGTTCCGACGCCCATAAAACCACCGAACATAATTGTCATTCCGTCAAATAAATAAGAACGGAAATGGCTGGCATCAATGACTTTATTGTTCATTGCATATTTACTCTTAAATAATGACTCTGAAAGTTGTTGCTCTGAAAAATGGCCGCACGAATCCCCGCAGATAAATAAATATCTGATAATCATGGCGGCACATGTACGTTATTTAGCGGGAACAGAGGGAATTGAATAACTCCACCTGTTCCCTGTTATCGAATTAAATATCGATATCCAGTATGGCTGAGCTTAGTCCTTTGCCGTGCATGTCCAGCGCCAGCGAGCGGGTGACACCGCCGCCGAGTGCGCCGTACATGACGAAGTTCAGTGCGCCGATGCTCGGTAACTCATAGCGAACGACATCACCCGTCACGATATCGGCAAACCAGGATTTCACTTTTTCGGCAGTGATCTTCTCTTTCAGCACGTCGTAATCTTCTGCACGGTAAGCAATCAGCGAAATATTGGAGGTATTTCCTTTATCGCCGGTACGAGAGTGAGCAATTTCACGCAGTTTCATTATTTAATCTCCAGATAATCAACGGCTGGTGTGACGCAGGCGCGAGACAGCAGGGTGGAATCCATCGCCAGTATTTCTTTCACCGCTTTGTTAACGCCGCCGCCGCCTGCCGGGCCGTTGGTATAGAGCGTTTCAACTTCGTTGCCTACTTTCACCGCCTGTGCTCTGGAGGTGCAGCGTGCCGCGACGCGCGCGCGCACTTCATACGGTTCGCTGCTTTGCGACCGCTGTGCACCGTGCAGGGCATCAACGCCGATCAGGTCATAGCGCACTTCCTGAAAATCGATCTGGCACAGCGCAAAGCGCCCTTTGACGATATCCAGCGCTAAACGGCCGCGCGCCACCGCACCGGGACCCGCGTAAGAAATTTCGCCTTCACCGATGAACCCATCCTGATAGCCAACAGACACTTTCAGCGTGTCGGTTTTTGCCCGTCCGGTTGCTCCCTGTACGCGTACGCGGTTCTCACCGTCTTGCGTAAACGTGACGCGGCTGAAATCGGCAATCACGTCCGGGGTGATATAGCTATCCGGGCGGTGGATTTCGTACAGTAGCTGTTCTTTACAAGTATCAACACAGACGCAGCCGCCGGAGCCTTCAACCTTGGTGATCACCGCGCTGCCATCTTCGCTAATTTCCGCAATTGGGAAGCCAAGACGGTC is a window of Pectobacterium punjabense DNA encoding:
- a CDS encoding AtuA-related protein, with the translated sequence MKLREIAHSRTGDKGNTSNISLIAYRAEDYDVLKEKITAEKVKSWFADIVTGDVVRYELPSIGALNFVMYGALGGGVTRSLALDMHGKGLSSAILDIDI
- the atoD gene encoding acetate CoA-transferase subunit alpha; translation: MNNKVIDASHFRSYLFDGMTIMFGGFMGVGTPKLLVDEIIKSGVSDLTLIGNDTGFVDTGVGPLIVSGQVKKLITSHIGTNPETGRRMLSGELDVELVPQGTLAERIRSGGAGLGGFLTPTGVGTIVEENKQKITINDITYLLELPIKADLAILQASIADTSGNLIYHLTARNFNPLIALAAKKVVAQCEQVIPVGQLAPECIVTPAALVDHLYLGEK
- a CDS encoding 3-oxoacid CoA-transferase subunit B: MDAKELIARRVAQELKNGDVVNLGIGLPTKVANYVPHGIEVTFQSENGFLGLGAVTEPDGNLVNAGGQACGMVPGAAMFDSAFSFALIRGGHVDVCVLGGLQVDEHGNLANWMVPGKMVPGMGGAMDLVVGAKKVIIALEHCAKNGDAKLLHQCTYPLTAANKVSMVVTELAVFQFIDRQMVLTEISPNITVDELRQKTEANFIVSADLQPFSIH